One part of the Neodiprion virginianus isolate iyNeoVirg1 chromosome 3, iyNeoVirg1.1, whole genome shotgun sequence genome encodes these proteins:
- the LOC124300280 gene encoding centrosomal protein of 104 kDa, which produces MPRKIGFTVVYATSEEDRHSSLELNVHGPTVRGWQSGRRCGYPQELVLRLHGPTKLSRIQVLAHQYLIPEKLEIWTSQETNGTNSTDFNYLGYITLSDNASTLYKSRELKSVALPETDAATLKLKLHKPHKNAHNVHEQVGLIAINILGEPYGQEYCGQGDAPYNPHYTSPYDDLAFEMYVDREVAKIIRQMETKKLQAAEEERFEYASKLKVAMENLRKAGERLGKYELEKKYAIALEDYDKAKVKKAQAQQYRQQVYQSLEIEDLLEVHGPLEKNDESIIEGKEPVSADAIVSATAAQVVEDITSPPRLVVPPSRDGALSPTGPAHQQPPSPLHQKPSSPEVLDHPTSGVLERTNGCTKGSLRRKTKSAGPMLRSSYEAYEERTIPALRHSHTNEFTRECHLDSTDSTKVTSKLNDREKKQAALPISVFGMEMVEKFYSKQFTDKEEGLMQLKEELRTFDSEVSKNSANKTARAAILLLHRALRDKVFSVYSLAAQLIRVFFTEFAVGRVSSAEIARSVDRLLPELLTKSGDTTPRIHNMAVHTILSMADCKCVRELHIIPVHLSRPVNSSTHQRLALSRLEMVEQLILNHGISTDKQSGLTCRTLSEFGLSGLHHPAEAVRKVSERVLVLVYKVNPRLVRKQLPPDDDITRRNLLYRQLFHEFDLVDLQRKKDLETSQKTTTPVHTKLVENNEASVAKSPPRSSPVVSTSSSISITSPSDNSSDHKGDKMCIFCLSKGQVYSEEGLNIHYWRTCPMLTRCEACKQVVEVSYVNLHLLNECDMRNNYSKCDTCKQAVHIEDLKRHSKSDKCTKPIEGCERCPLCQLHINRNKWRDHLMGDQPCTNNPRNKTNKSSSKSPSNTQNIGGKLTSPTSRDY; this is translated from the exons ATGCCGAGGAAAATAGGATTCACCGTTGTTTATGCCACGA GTGAGGAAGATCGACACTCTTCCTTGGAGCTTAACGTCCACGGACCGACGGTGCGCGGGTGGCAGAGCGGTCGAAGATGTGGATACCCTCAAGAACTCGTTCTTAGACTTCACGGGCCGACCAAGCTCTCGAGAATACAAGTTTTGGCTCATCAATACCTCATAC CGGAGAAATTGGAGATATGGACGTCACAGGAGACGAATGGTACAAATTCAACGGACTTCAATTATCTGGGGTACATTACGTTGTCCGATAACGCATCGACTCTATACAAGAGCAGGGAGTTGAAGAGCGTCGCTCTTCCCGAAACCGACGCTGCCACTTTGAAACTCAAGCTGCATAAACCGCACAAGAATGCCCACAATGTTCACGAGCAG gTGGGTCTAATAGCCATAAACATCCTTGGTGAACCCTACGGCCAGGAATACTGCGGTCAAGGTGATGCACCTTACAACCCGCACTACACTTCACCCTATGATGACCTCGCTTTTGAAATGTACGTTGACCGTGAAGTGGCAAAAATTATACGACAAATGGAAACGAAAAAGCTGCAGGCGGCTGAAG AAGAAAGATTTGAATACGCGTCAAAGTTAAAAGTGGCTATGGAGAATCTAAGGAAAGCCGGGGAACGTCTTGGTAAATATGAATTGGAAAAGAAATATGCTATCGCACTGGAAGATTACGATAAGGCAAAAGTGAAGAAGGCTCAAGCGCAGCAGTACAGACAGCAGGTCTATCAAAGTTTAGAAATTGAAGATTTACTCGAAGTTCATGGC CCActggaaaaaaatgacgagTCCATCATAGAAGGGAAAGAGCCAGTGTCAGCTGACGCAATTGTATCTGCAACGGCAGCTCAAGTGGTTGAAGACATTACTTCGCCACCAAGACTAGTCGTTCCGCCAAGCCGAGACGGTGCCCTGTCTCCTACCGGTCCTGCTCATCAACAACCACCGTCACCGCTTCATCAAAAGCCTAGTAGTCCGG AGGTGCTGGATCACCCGACAAGTGGTGTATTAGAAAGAACAAATGGTTGCACCAAGGGCTCTCTCAGAAGAAAAACCAAGTCAGCTGGACCAATGCTTCGATCCAGCTACGAGGCTTACGAGGAACGAACTATACCTGCGCTAAGGCA CTCACATACAAACGAATTTACGAGAGAATGTCACTTGGACAGTACAGACAGTACAAAAGTAACATCGAAACTTAATGACAGAGAGAAGAAACAGGCTGCGCTACCAATATCCGTCTTTGGAATGGAAATG gtcgaaaaattttattccaagcAATTTACTGATAAAGAAGAGGGATTAATGCAACTCAAAGAGGAATTGCGGACATTTGATTctgaagtttcaaaaaattcagcaaacaAAACAGCAAGGGCGGCTATTTTGCTGCTGCACAGAGCGCTTAGAGACAAAGTTTTCAGTGTCTACAGTCTAGCAGCTCAGTTAATCAGGGTATTCTTCACCGAGTTTGCTGTGGGTCG AGTATCATCTGCTGAAATTGCTCGCAGTGTAGATCGATTGCTGCCAGAGCTCCTGACTAAATCAGGCGATACTACTCCAAGGATCCATAATATGGCTGTTCACACTATTCTCAGTATGGCAGACTGCAAGTGTGTCAGAGAACTGCATATTATACCGGTCCATCTTAGCAGGCCTGTGAACAGTAGTACGCATCAAAGATTAGCTCTGAGTAGACTAGAAATGGTCGAGCAGCTAATATTGAATCACGGAATATCTACGGACAAACAGAG CGGTTTGACTTGCCGAACATTGTCGGAGTTTGGCCTGTCTGGACTGCATCATCCAGCAGAAGCTGTGAGAAAAGTATCGGAAAGAGTATTGGTATTGGTTTATAAAGTGAATCCAAGGCTTGTGAGAAAGCAGCTACCACCAGACGATGATATCACTAGGAGAAATCTCCTTTACAGACAATTATTCCATGAATTTGATCTAGTCGATCTTCAG agaaagaaagatCTAGAAACTAGTCAGAAAACCACGACGCCAGTTCACACAAAGCTTGTAGAAAATAACGAAGCTAGCGTTGCTAAATCTCCGCCAAGGTCTAGTCCCGTTGTTAGTACTAGTAGTTCTATCAGCATTACATCACCATCGGACAACAGCAGCGATCACAAAGGGGACAA GATGTGCATATTTTGTTTATCGAAAGGTCAGGTATATTCAGAGGAAGGTTTGAATATACATTATTGGAGGACCTGTCCAATGTTGACGAGATGCGAGGCTTGTAAACAAGTTGTCGAAGTTTCGTACGTCAACCTACATTTACTAA ACGAATGCGATATGAGAAATAATTACAGCAAATGTGATACATGTAAACAAGCAGTACACATAGAAGACTTGAAGCGACATTCAAAAAGTGACAAATGTACTA AGCCAATAGAAGGATGCGAAAGATGTCCACTATGTCAGTTACATATTAATCGGAATAAATGGCGAGATCATCTCATGGGAGATCAACCCTGTACAAATAATCCGCGGAATAAGACAAACAAAAGCT ctTCGAAATCCCCATCGAACACGCAAAATATTGGCGGAAAATTGACTTCGCCAACTAGCAGGGATTACTAG
- the LOC124300281 gene encoding tRNA (cytosine(34)-C(5))-methyltransferase, translated as MGKGRKYRPKKNFAEKRRDKQKNKDEWDKRPQRCYEEIIRENVDFENYYKTQNIVPSEEWYIFMNKMRENLPAAFRITGSKAETKALLDIIKGDFFNEIINVKRENEEEEVKEKEKLYPKCLPFYPDSLAWQLQLTRKDIRRSEAYFRLHNFLIAETASGNISRQEVVSMIPPLVLEVKPQHKVLDMCAAPGSKTAQLIEMIHSDESNPHPEGFVIANDVDNNRCYMLVHQAKRLNSPNILITNHDSSVMPNFNVAKPDGTTEKLKFDRILADVPCSGDGTMRKNPDIWCKWSPANGNNLHGIQYRIAQRGLELLAVGGRMVYSTCSLNPIENEAVIHRILTEVGDSVRLVDGRNLVPGLKCNPGVSHWTLASKNLQYYKTWEEVPEQWQTQIRPHMFPPNAADVDKFHLERSMRILPHHQDTGGFFVAVLEKVKPLPWENKEEKMEVGSEKPSTNDANTELSLEEEAEKEEANLKATDGKRPLEAEKKPWGPQRKRKRMVGYREDPFVFFKGDKEDVWPSIKEFYNISDNLDPTCLLVRCHEGKKKNIYFTSPAIRDIVKLNEAKVKMINTGVKTFVRCDNKNMKCAFRLAQEGLNSLFDYIGECRKVRISKDDLVMLLQNDNPNTPPEISKLSPDTQSRVQDFATGSCVLIYKEELIEEDKNLNPLELEMVGWRGTMSLRAYVPTHDAIHYLRLLGADCSKFEKNKFKENQNAETSNIELDNGESMEKDDTTANGKELEDNKNEEESSNNTS; from the exons ATGGGTAAAGGTAGAAAATATAGGCCAAAGAAGAATTTTGCTGAAAAACGCCGCGATAAACagaag AACAAAGATGAATGGGATAAAAGGCCGCAGAGATGCTATGAAGAAATAATCAGGGAGAAtgttgattttgaaaattattacaaaaccCAAAATATTGTTCCTAGCGAAGAATGgtacatttttatgaacaagATGCGGGAAAACCTGCCGGCCGCCTTTCGAATAACTGGTTCCAAGGCAGAAACGAAGGCACTGCTTGATATAATTAAAGGGGATTTTTTCAATGAGATCATCAATGTAAAACGAGAAAATGAAGAGGAAGAAGtcaaagagaaagaaaaactttatCCAAAATGCCTTCCGTTTTATCCAGATTCTTTGGCTTGGCAGCTTCAGTTGACTCGTAAGGATATTCGAAGGTCTGAGGCATACTTTAGGctacataattttttgattGCTGAAACAGCTAGCGGTAACATAAGTCGCCAAGAAGTAGTGAGCATGATTCCTCCCCTCGTTTTGGAAGTCAAACCTCAACATAAG GTTCTCGACATGTGTGCTGCACCAGGTTCAAAGACAGCTCAGTTAATTGAAATGATACATTCTGATGAGAGCAACCCACATCCTG AGGGATTTGTAATTGCCAATGACGTGGACAACAACAGGTGCTACATGTTGGTGCATCAAGCTAAGAGATTGAACAGCCCAAATAttctgattacaaatcacGACTCGTCAGTAATGCCTAATTTCAATGTTGCCAAACCAGATGGCACGACAGAAAAGTTAAA GTTTGATAGAATTCTTGCTGATGTACCTTGCAGCGGGGATggaacaatgagaaaaaatccaGATATTTGGTGCAAGTGGAGTCCTGCGAATGGAAACAATCTTCATGG AATTCAATACAGAATAGCCCAGAGAGGACTGGAGCTCTTGGCAGTTGGTGGAAGAATGGTTTATTCCACATGTTCTCTTAATCCGATAGAAAATGAAGCTGTTATTCATAGAATACTTACCGAAGTTGGTGATTCTGTTCGATTAGTTGATGGAAGAAATTTAGTACCTGGTCTGAAATGCAATCCAG GTGTAAGCCATTGGACTCTTGCATCAAAGAACTTACAGTATTACAAAACGTGGGAAGAAGTTCCTGAGCAATGGCAAACTCAAATCCGACCTCATATGTTCCCTCCAAATGCAGCGGATGTAGATAAGTTTCACCTTGAAAGGAG TATGAGGATATTGCCACATCATCAAGATACCGGTGGATTTTTTGTGGCAGTATTGGAAAAAGTTAAACCACTTCCATGGGAGaataaagaggaaaaaatggAAGTAGGTTCTGAAAAGCCGTCAACCAATGATGCTAATACTGAATTGAGTTtggaagaagaagcagaaaaagaagaagcaaaCCTCAAAGCTACTGATGGCAAAAGGCCGTTAGaggcagaaaaaaaaccgtgGGGTCCtcaaagaaagaggaaaaggaTGGTTGGATACCGTGAAgatccttttgtttttttcaaaggCGATAAGGAGGATGTCTGGCCATCAATCAA AGAGTTTTACAATATATCAGATAACCTGGACCCAACATGCTTGTTGGTGAGGTGTCacgaggggaaaaaaaagaacatatACTTTACCTCACCAGCTATACGCGATATcgtaaaattgaacgaagcTAAAGTGAAGATGATCAATACAGGAGTGAAAACTTTTGTTCGCTGTGACAATAAAAACATGAAGTGTGCTTTTAGACTCGCTCAGGAAGGATTAAACAGTCTCTTTGACTATATCGGCGAATGCCGAAAGGTTCGAATCTCAAAGGACGATCTAGTGATGCTTTTACAAAATGACAACCCCAATACTCCACCTGAGATATCAAAATTGAGCCCAGATACACAAAGTCGAGTCCAAGATTTTG CAACTGGAAGCTGTGTACTGATTTATAAAGAAGAATTAATCGAAGAAGACAAAAACTTGAATCCTTTGGAGTTGGAGATGGTTGGGTGGCGAGGTACCATGTCGTTGAGAGCCTACGTGCCCACTCATGACGCAATACATTATCTTCGACTCTTAGGAGCAGATTGCTCTAAATTTG AAAAGAATAAGTTCAAAGAGAATCAGAATGCAGAGACATCTAACATAGAACTCGACAATGGGGAATCTATGGAAAAAGACGATACGACTGCAAATGGAAAAGAACTGGAGGATAATAAGAATGAGGAAGAGTCAAGCAACAATACATCTTAA